One genomic window of Paenibacillus xylanilyticus includes the following:
- a CDS encoding NYN domain-containing protein: MADSRDVLLVDGYNMIGDWPELSRLAESGLEEARNRLLFRLADYQAFSGRKVIVVFDAYLVPGLGKTYTQSKVQIYFTKEKETADECIERLVRELSSRRRQIYVATSDMVEQHVIFGQGALRVSARELLIEVEQNEKELQKRLEEDQAKSTRNTLGAKLSPDVLKQFERWRRE; the protein is encoded by the coding sequence ATGGCTGATTCCCGGGATGTGCTTCTGGTAGACGGGTATAACATGATTGGTGACTGGCCGGAACTGTCCAGACTGGCAGAGAGTGGGCTCGAGGAGGCGCGGAATCGTCTTCTCTTCCGTCTTGCCGACTATCAGGCGTTCTCCGGTCGCAAGGTCATCGTTGTTTTTGATGCCTATCTCGTACCCGGACTTGGTAAAACATACACACAGAGCAAGGTGCAGATCTATTTTACCAAGGAAAAAGAGACGGCTGACGAATGCATTGAGAGACTCGTACGGGAACTAAGCTCGCGGAGACGCCAAATCTATGTAGCCACAAGCGATATGGTAGAACAGCATGTCATTTTCGGACAGGGAGCATTACGTGTATCTGCCAGAGAACTGCTGATCGAAGTGGAGCAGAATGAGAAAGAATTGCAGAAACGTCTGGAGGAGGACCAGGCCAAGTCCACACGTAATACATTGGGAGCCAAGCTTAGCCCGGATGTGTTGAAGCAATTTGAGCGCTGGCGGCGTGAATAG
- the sigH gene encoding RNA polymerase sporulation sigma factor SigH, producing MSVDLKDIMLSKYDYQSDEDIVEAVREGESEALEFLINKYRNFVRAKARSYFLIGADREDIIQEGMIGLYKSIRDFKGDKLASFKAFAELCITRQIITAIKTATRQKHIPLNSYVSLDKPIYDEESDRTLLDVICGTQVSDPEELIINQEEFVGLEDKMSEILSDLERKVLMLYLDGRSYQEIAVDLDRHVKSIDNALQRVKRKLEKYLEVRDN from the coding sequence GTGAGTGTCGACCTCAAAGATATCATGTTATCAAAGTATGATTACCAAAGTGACGAAGACATTGTCGAAGCGGTCCGTGAAGGTGAGAGCGAAGCGCTGGAGTTTTTGATTAACAAATATCGCAACTTTGTACGCGCCAAGGCAAGATCTTATTTTCTGATTGGGGCAGACCGGGAAGATATCATTCAGGAAGGAATGATTGGTCTCTACAAATCCATTCGGGATTTCAAGGGAGACAAGCTGGCTTCGTTCAAAGCTTTTGCCGAGCTGTGTATCACCAGACAGATTATTACGGCAATCAAGACGGCAACACGTCAGAAACATATTCCGCTTAATTCCTATGTATCGTTGGACAAGCCAATCTATGATGAAGAATCCGATCGTACGTTACTCGATGTGATTTGTGGAACCCAGGTCAGTGATCCGGAAGAGCTTATCATTAACCAGGAAGAGTTTGTAGGTCTGGAAGATAAGATGTCGGAGATTCTAAGTGACTTGGAACGAAAAGTATTGATGTTGTATCTGGACGGGAGATCTTATCAAGAGATTGCAGTAGATTTGGACCGACATGTGAAGTCCATTGATAATGCACTGCAGCGCGTGAAGCGCAAACTTGAAAAGTACCTGGAAGTTCGAGATAATTGA